The following are encoded together in the Glycine max cultivar Williams 82 chromosome 8, Glycine_max_v4.0, whole genome shotgun sequence genome:
- the LOC100814050 gene encoding pre-mRNA-splicing factor CWC22 homolog, whose product MARRHSRSSESSEDDVRKRRGSESEDEERDRRYRRGGWSNKKSSGHRSSRENGDGSDSGEERNGAKRDGKSKSRERKESESSEEEGQIVSKERIREEKKEDARLQRRHDGRGGRDNEGDDRDGRESHRGNDQDEKRGETESHRLHHGDRWRGGDEDRQKINDRRGRHDSEEEDYRELARKSERDRDNNRDRDRRQRVEKGGDNERDRRMRHNSEEEDARELARKLDRDRDRDRDRDRRRRVEKDGGSERNHREKDVSKRQEESRKKEDGNGRMVEDEKPQRQATIPGGNLNGDASNLGKSGGVYIPPFKMAMMMKEVQDKSSVEYQRLTWDALRKSINGLVNKVNATNIKNIIPELFAENLIRGRGLFCRSCMKSQMASPGFTDVFAALVAVVNTKFPEVGDLLLRRIVLQLKRAYKRNDKPQLLAAVKFIAHLVNQQAAHEIIALELLTVLLEKPTDDSVEVAVGFVTECGSILQDLSPKGLHGIFERFRGILHEGEIDKRVQFLIEGLFAIRKAKFQGYPAVRPELDLVEQEDQITHEVSLDEEIDPEISLDIFKPDPNFLENEKRYEELKKSMLGEESEDDEEGLDSESDDDDDEDDESDEEEEEQMQIKDETETNLVNLRRTIYLTIMSSVDFEEAGHKLLKIKLEPGQEMELCIMLLECCSQERTYLRYYGLLGQRFCMINKVHQENFEKCFVQQYSMIHRLETNKLRNVGKFFAHLLGTDALPWHVLSYIRLTEEDTTSSSRIFIKILFQELSEHLGIRLLNERLNDPTMQESFESIFPKDNPKNTRFCINFFTSIGLGGLTENLREYLKNMPRLIMQQQKQVSESESDDESGSSDSSDSGTASSDSDSASSDESDRRRRKRRRK is encoded by the exons ATGGCGAGAAGACACAGCCgcagcagcgagtcgagtgagGATGACGTGAGGAAACGCCGTGGTAGTGAATCTGAGGATGAGGAGAGGGATAGGAGGTATCGGCGCGGTGGTTGGAGTAATAAGAAGAGTTCCGGTCACCGTAGTAGCAGGGAGAACGGTGATGGCAGTGATTCGGGAGAAGAAAGAAATGGTGCTAAGAGGGATGGGAAGAGTAAGAGTAGGGAGAGAAAGGAGTCTGAAAGCTCTGAGGAGGAAGGTCAGATTGTGAGCAAAGAGAGGATTAGGGAGGAGAAGAAGGAGGATGCAAGATTGCAGCGGCGTCATGATGGGCGTGGAGGGAGAGACAACGAAGGAGATGACCGGGATGGTAGGGAGTCTCATCGAGGGAATGACCAGGATGAAAAGCGAGGGGAGACAGAGAGTCACAGATTGCATCATGGTGATAGATGGCGTGGAGGTGATGAGGACAGGCAGAAAATTAATGATCGTCGTGGGCGACATGATTCGGAGGAAGAGGATTACAGGGAGCTGGCCAGGAAATcggaaagggatagagataatAATAGGGATAGGGATAGGAGACAGAGAGTTGAAAAGGGTGGTGACAATGAGAGGGATCGCCGCATGCGTCATAATTCGGAGGAAGAAGATGCTAGGGAGTTGGCTAGGAAATTGGATAGGGATAGGGATAGGGACAGGGACAGGGATAGGAGGCGTAGAGTTGAAAAGGATGGTGGCAGTGAGAGGAACCATAGGGAGAAGGATGTGAGCAAGCGGCAAGAAGAAAGTAGGAAGAAAGAGGATGGAAATGGAAGAATGGTTGAAGATGAAAAACCTCAACGACAGGCAACAATACCGGGAGGTAACCTGAATGGTGATGCATCTAATTTGGGAAAGAGTGGAGGTGTTTACATTCCCCCCTTTAAGATGgcaatgatgatgaaagaagttcAGGATAAAAGTAGTGTTGAATATCAAAGGTTAACGTGGGATGCTTTGAGAAAGAGCATTAATGGGCTTGTAAATAAGGTTAATGCTACTAATATAAAGAATATTATTCCAGAATTGTTTGCGGAAAACCTGATTAGAGGAAGGGGACTCTTTTGTCGGTCATGCATGAAGTCGCAGATGGCATCTCCGGGATTTACAGATGTTTTTGCTGCCTTGGTTGCTGTCGTTAATACTAAGTTTCCTGAAGTGGGGGATCTTTTGCTAAGAAGGATTGTTTTGCAGCTGAAGAGAGCTTATAAGCGGAATGACAAG CCTCAATTACTAGCAGCTGTTAAATTTATAGCGCATCTGGTGAATCAGCAAGCGGCTCATGAGATCATTGCTCTTGAGTTACTCACAGTTTTACTCGAGAAACCTACTGATGACAGTGTTGAAGTAGCTGTTGGTTTTGTCACCGAATGTGGTTCAATACTGCAGGACCTCTCACCTAAAGGCCTTCATG GTATCTTTGAGCGTTTTCGTGGAATTCTTCATGAAGGAGAAATTGACAAACGTGTTCAGTTTCTGATTGAAGGTTTATTTGCAATAAGAAAAGCAAAGTTTCAG GGCTATCCAGCTGTTCGTCCTGAACTAGATCTTGTGGAACAGGAAGATCAGATAACTCATGAAGTCTCCTTGGATGaggagatagatcccgagattTCCCTTG ATATATTCAAGCCAGACCCCAATTTCCTGGAGAATGAGAAGCGTTATGAAGAGTTGAAGAAATCAATGCTGGGTGAGGAATCTGAAGATGATGAGGAAGGCTTGGATTCTGAGTCagacgatgatgatgatgaagatgatgagtctgacgaagaggaagaagaacagATGCAAATAAAAGATGAAACAGAGACAAACCTTGTCAATCTTCGAAGGACaatatatttaacaattatgTCTAGTGTTGATTTTGAGGAAGCTGGTCATAAGCTTTTGAAAATTAAGCTAGAGCCAGGTCAAGAG ATGGAATTGTGCATTATGCTTTTGGAATGTTGTAGCCAAGAGAGAACCTATCTCAGATATTATGGTCTTCTGGGGCAGCGTTTCTGCATGATCAACAAAGTACAccaagaaaattttgaaaagtgcTTTGTGCAACAGTACTCCATGATTCACCGGCTTGAAACAAATAAACTGCGAAATGTGGGAAAGTTTTTTGCTCATTTACTTGGCACAGATGCTCTACCTTGGCATGTTTTATCATATATACGCTTGACTGAAGAGGACACAACTTCTTCTTCACGTATATTTATTAAGATTCTCTTCCAG GAATTATCAGAACATCTTGGAATTCGGCTGCTAAATGAGCGGTTAAATGATCCGACGATGCAAGAATCTTTTGAATCCATATTTCCAAAAGATAATCCAAAAAACACACGATTCTGCATTAACTTCTTTACATCCATTGGTCTTGGTGGTCTTACTGAGAACCTACGTGAGTATTTGAAGAATATGCCACGTCTTATCATGCAACAACAGAAACAAGTTTCAGAATCTGAATCAGATGATGAGTCAGGAAGTTCTGATTCATCAGATTCTGGAACAGCTAGTTCAGACTCAGACTCAGCTAGTTCTGATGAAAGTGACAGAAGACGAAGAAAGCGGAGGAGAAAGTGA